A genomic window from Salvia hispanica cultivar TCC Black 2014 chromosome 5, UniMelb_Shisp_WGS_1.0, whole genome shotgun sequence includes:
- the LOC125187632 gene encoding chaperone protein ClpB3, chloroplastic has product MASASSFAPVRLHLPRPDTAMSPQALVSVNFSTNLGSLTSPNRLQLMHNSVALTRQLSRFHRKSRSFSVRCDASSNGRITQSEFTEMAWQAIVSSPEEAKSNKHQIVETEHLMKALLEQKNGLARRIFSKAGVDNTRLLDATEKYIQRQPKVLGDSAGSMLGRDLEALIQRARDYKKEFGDSFVSVEHLVLGFAEDNRFGKQLFKDFQLSLKTVKDAIQSIRGKQTVIDQDPEGKYEALEKYGKDLTAMARAGKLDPVIGRDDEIRRCIQILSRRTKNNPVLIGEPGVGKTAISEGLAQRIVQGDVPQALMNRKLISLDMGALIAGAKYRGEFEDRLKAVLKEVTDSDGQIILFIDEIHTVVGAGATNGAMDAGNLLKPMLGRGELRCIGATTLDEYRKYIEKDPALERRFQQVYVDQPTVEDTISILRGLRERYELHHGVRISDSALVEAAILSDRYISGRFLPDKAIDLVDEAAAKLKMEITSKPTALDEINRAVLKLEMERLSLKNDTDRATKDRLNRLEDELSLLKQRQTELNEQWEHEKTVMTRLQSIKEEIDRVNLEIQQAEREYDLNRAAELKYGSLNSLQRQLEIAEKELDEYIRSGKSMLREEVSGSDIAEIVSKWTGIPVSKLQQSEREKLLHLEEELHKRVIGQNPAVTAVAEAIQRSRAGLSDPHRPIASFMFMGPTGVGKTELAKALASYLFNTEDALVRIDMSEYMEKHAVSRLIGAPPGYVGYEEGGQLTETVRRRPYAVILFDEIEKAHSDVFNVFLQILDDGRVTDSQGRTVSFTNCVIIMTSNVGSQYILNQDDDDTSKEMAYETIKQRVMDAARSIFRPEFMNRVDEYIVFQPLDRDQISNIVRLQLDRVQKRIADRKMKMKVSDGAVQLLGSLGYDPNYGARPVKRVIQQYVENELAKGILRGDFKDEDTVLVDTEVSAFGNGQLPQQKLVFRKLGSGSDVDQRSQDQVFSPTQ; this is encoded by the exons ATGGCGTCGGCGTCCTCCTTCGCCCCCGTGCGGCTTCACTTGCCGCGCCCGGACACCGCCATGTCCCCTCAGGCGCTAGTATCTGTTAATTTCTCAACCAATCTCGGCTCTCTCACTTCGCCTAATCGGTTGCAGTTAATGCACAACAGTGTTGCATTGACCAGACAATTGAGTAGATTTCATCGAAAGTCGCGCTCATTCAGCGTGCGGTGTGATGCGTCGTCCAATGGAAGA ATTACGCAGTCGGAGTTCACGGAGATGGCGTGGCAAGCGATTGTGTCGTCGCCGGAGGAGGCGAAGAGCAATAAGCATCAGATAGTGGAGACTGAGCATTTGATGAAAGCTCTTTTGGAGCAGAAGAACGGCCTTGCTCGTCGGATATTTTCCAAGGCTGGGGTGGATAATACTAGACTGCTTGATGCTACTGAGAAATACATTCAGCGTCAGCCCAAG GTTCTTGGAGATTCAGCTGGATCAATGTTAGGACGAGATTTGGAAGCACTGATACAGCGAGCCAGGGATTACAAGAAAGAGTTTGGCGATTCATTTGTCTCAGTAGAGCATTTAGTTCTTGGTTTTGCAGAGGATAACCGGTTTGGGAAGCAATTATTTAAGGATTTCCAGCTTTCTCTGAAAACGGTTAAAGATGCCATTCAGTCAATAAGGGGAAAACAGACTGTTATTGACCAAG ATCCTGAAGGAAAATATGAAGCGCtagaaaaatatggaaaagattTAACAGCCATGGCAAGAGCAGGAAAGCTGGACCCTGTTATAGGAAGAGATGACGAAATACGCAGATGCATTCAGATTCTTTCAAGGAGAACAAAGAACAATCCTGTTTTAATTGGTGAACCTGGTGTTGGGAAAACTGCAATATCTGAAGG GCTGGCCCAGAGAATTGTGCAAGGAGATGTTCCTCAGGCTTTGATGAATCGCAAG TTGATATCTCTTGACATGGGAGCTCTCATTGCTGGTGCAAAATACCGTGGAGAATTTGAAGATAGACTGAAGGCTGTTCTTAAGGAAGTCACTGATTCAGATGGCCAGATAATACTTTTTATTGATGAGATTCACACAGTAGTTGGTGCAG GTGCTACAAATGGTGCAATGGATGCTGGAAACCTCTTGAAACCCATGCTTGGTCGTGGAGAGCTCCGATGCATTGGTGCAACCACATTGGATGAGTACCGTAAGTACATTGAAAAAGATCCGGCCCTGGAACGGCGGTTCCAGCAAGTTTATGTAGACCAACCTACTGTGGAAGACACCATCTCCATTCTCCGTGGTTTGCGTGAGAGATATGAGCTGCACCACGGAGTTCGAATTTCAGATAGTGCACTCGTTGAAGCTGCAATTTTATCAGATCGCTACATCAGTGGGCGCTTTCTTCCTGACAAAG CCATTGACCTGGTTGATGAAGCAGCTGCAAAACTAAAAATGGAGATTACCTCAAAGCCAACAGCTCTTGATGAAATCAACCGTGCAGTTCTTAAACTTGAGATGGAAAGGCTATCACTGAAAAATGATACTGATAGAGCGACAAAAGATAGGTTGAATCGCCTTGAAGATGAGCTATCCCTCTTAAAGCAGAGGCAAACTGAACTGAATGAGCAGTGGGAGCATGAAAAAACAGTCATGACACGCCTTCAATCTATTAAGGAGGAA ATTGACAGAGTAAATCTTGAGATCCAGCAGGCTGAGCGAGAGTATGATCTTAATCGTGCGGCTGAGCTGAAATATGGAAGCCTTAATTCATTGCAGCGTCAACTTGAAATTGCAGAGAAGGAACTGGATGAGTATATAAGGTCTGGGAAGTCAATGCTTAGGGAAGAAGTTTCTGGTAGTGATATTGCTGAAATTGTAAGTAAATGGACCGGTATTCCTGTTTCCAAACTCCAACAGTCTGAAAGGGAGAAGTTGTTGCATTTAGAGGAGGAGCTACATAAACGTGTGATTGGTCAAAATCCAGCAGTTACAGCAGTTGCTGAAGCTATACAGAGATCAAGGGCTGGCCTCTCAGATCCTCACCGTCCAATTGCTAGCTTTATGTTCATGGGTCCCACAGGTGTTGGAAAGACAGAGCTGGCTAAGGCTCTCGCATCCTATTTATTCAACACAGAAGATGCTCTGGTAAGAATTGATATGAGCGAGTATATGGAGAAGCATGCGGTCTCACGATTAATTGGGGCCCCTCCTGGCTATGTTGGATATGAAGAAGGAGGGCAACTGACAGAGACTGTTCGGAGGAGGCCATACGcagttattttgtttgatgagATAGAGAAGGCTCACTCTGATGTATTCAACGTGTTCCTCCAAATCCTAGATGATGGTAGAGTAACTGACTCGCAAGGACGCACTGTTAGCTTCACCAACTGTGTAATTATCATGACATCAAATGTGGGTTCACAATATATACTGAACCAGGATGATGATGACACTTCTAAGGAGATGGCCTATGAAACTATAAAGCAAAGAGTAATGGATGCCGCAAGATCAATATTCCGTCCAGAGTTCATGAATCGAGTGGACGAGTACATCGTATTCCAACCTCTTGATCGCGATCAGATCAGCAATATTGTCAGGTTACAG TTGGATAGAGTGCAAAAGAGGATAGCAGATCgaaagatgaagatgaaggtgaGTGATGGTGCAGTACAACTCTTGGGTAGTCTGGGATACGATCCAAACTATGGGGCGAGGCCGGTGAAACGTGTGATCCAGCAATACGTTGAGAACGAGCTGGCAAAGGGGATTTTGAGAGGAGACTTCAAAGATGAGGATACCGTACTTGTGGACACTGAAGTCTCAGCCTTTGGCAATGGGCAGTTGCCTCAGCAGAAGCTCGTCTTCAGAAAGCTGGGCTCCGGCTCTGATGTGGACCAAAGAAGCCAAGACCAAGTGTTTTCACCAACGCAATGA
- the LOC125191236 gene encoding cytochrome P450 711A1-like: protein MEVLLAILWQLGDMFVKAPLLSSTIFTILGVLGGFMWYFYQPYFSVRKIPGPPTMPFVGHIPLMAKHGPDVFSVLANRYGPIFRFHMGRQPLVIVASAELCREVGVTKFKSFSNRSIPIPLAGSPLHIKGLFMTKEPRWSMMRNTVLSFFQPSRIAGMIPAMQDIIQSATDNLDSGSFTFSELTLKITTDVIGKTSFGMDFGLSKPKPTGNNNNNNNNNNNNNNNEAEEFIKEHIYATTQLKMDLTGSVSSILGFLLPFLQNPCREILKRIPGTMDWKLERTNKSITSRLDHIVDKRKNDKNRGTKDFISLLLNATESEKAVRNLLTPDYISALTYEQLLAGSTNISFTISTVVYLVAAHPHVEKKLLHEIDAFGPRDRLPTSDQLQNQFPFLDQVIKETMRFFVVSPLVAREAVEDVKVGGYDIPKGTWVWIGTGVVAKDPKNFPDPDEFRPERFDPEGEEEKTRHPYSFLAFGIGPRACIGQKFSMQEIKLALIHLYRHYLFRHSPHMETPLEFQYGILLNFKNGVKLIATKRT from the exons ATGGAAGTTCTGTTAGCAATTTTATGGCAGTTGGGTGATATGTTTGTGAAGGCACCTTTATTATCATCAACAATATTCACAATATTAGGAGTGTTGGGAGGTTTTATGTGGTATTTTTACCAACCATATTTTAGTGTAAGAAAAATCCCAGGGCCTCCCACTATGCCCTTTGTTGGACACATTCCTTTGATGGCTAAACATGGCCCTGATGTCTTCTCTGTTCTTGCCAACCGCTATGGTCCTATTTTCAG GTTTCATATGGGCAGACAGCCTCTTGTAATAGTGGCATCTGCAGAACTTTGCAGGGAAGTTGGTGTAACCAAATTCAAAAGTTTCTCCAACAGAAGCATTCCTATACCTTTAGCTGGATCGCCTCTTCATATCAAAGGCTTATTCATGACCAA AGAACCAAGATGGTCGATGATGCGAAACACAGTGCTATCGTTCTTCCAGCCATCGCGGATCGCAGGAATGATCCCCGCAATGCAAGACATCATTCAATCAGCCACTGACAATCTCGACTCCGGATCATTCACATTTTCCGAATTAACCCTCAAAATCACCACCGACGTAATCGGAAAAACCTCATTCGGAATGGATTTCGGCCTCTCCAAACCAAAACCAACTggaaacaacaacaacaacaacaacaacaacaacaacaacaacaacaacgaggCAGAAGAATTCATCAAGGAACACATCTACGCCACAACGCAACTGAAGATGGACCTAACCGGGTCCGTCTCCAGCATATTAGGCTTCCTACTCCCCTTCCTCCAAAACCCGTGCCGCGAGATTCTGAAGAGAATCCCCGGCACAATGGACTGGAAACTGGAGAGAACAAACAAGAGCATCACTTCTCGGCTCGACCACATCGTCgacaagagaaaaaatgataaaaaccGAGGCACAAAAGACTTCATCTCGCTCTTACTCAACGCGACCGAGTCAGAGAAGGCTGTGAGAAACCTTCTCACGCCCGACTATATAAGCGCGCTCACGTACGAGCAGTTGCTGGCTGGATCCACAAACATTTCTTTCACAATCTCTACGGTGGTCTATCTTGTTGCAGCCCATCCACACGTTGAGAAGAAGCTCCTTCACGAAATAGATGCGTTCGGCCCTCGTGATCGCCTGCCTACATCCGACCAGCTGCAAAATCAATTCCCGTTTCTTGATCAG GTGATCAAGGAAACTATGAGATTCTTCGTAGTCTCTCCTTTAGTTGCAAGAGAAGCAGTAGAGGATGTTAAAGTTGGAGGCTATGATATTCCAAAG GGTACATGGGTGTGGATTGGGACCGGAGTTGTGGCTAAAGATCCAAAAAACTTTCCAGATCCGGATGAGTTTAGACCGGAAAGGTTTGATCCAGAGGGGGAAGAGGAGAAGACAAGGCATCCTTACTCCTTCCTTGCATTCGGAATAGGGCCTCGAGCGTGCATAGGCCAGAAATTTAGCATGCAAGAAATCAAGCTCGCACTTATCCATCTTTACAGACATTACCTGTTCCGTCACTCCCCACACATGGAGACTCCCTTGGAATTTCAGTATGGGATACTTCTcaacttcaaaaatggtgtCAAGCTCATAGCCACCAAACGCACTTGA